TAATTGAAAATTTCGGTTCGATTTAGCGAGTTTCTTTCGGTTCAAAATCACATGGCTAGTAAAAtcgatcgaagaagaagaatgacTGAGTTTGGCTTCCAAACGGggtaattattttgaaatacaTTTCATGTTTAATCTTTGATCTCTTATTTTATTCTCCATGTTTAATGTGTATGCAAATCTTATTTCCAAAGGAGTTGATCATgaaatttcatctttttctcATGCGTGATATATAATTCCTCATTTGTTAGCTTATAAGACCAGCTTCTTAAAACCAGTCCAATAAAATATGGGAGATTCACGGTAAAACAAATCTTCAGAACTTCTATGTCATCAAGGGCGCTAGAAATACACTCTCTTTTGACTCTAGAATATTCTGTTTGAAGCATCGAGTGGGTTTGGATCGAGCCTTCATTATTTTGGTTGTGTATTTGAGAGACCCCCAACAATGTGATATGCATCTATCATGAGATGTGTAATCTTGAAAGGACATTCCATTTGTAACTTTAATCACTATCACTAGTAAGCTGTTAAAAAAATACTAGTAGCATACATATATTTCATAGAGGAAATCTTGAAGCTCAACAACATTCCCATTTGTGGTGCGGAATAGGACGATTTGACTTGGTGGTACTATATTCTTCAAATGGAAGCTCGAACTTGGAAATAATACACTCAAAtttgtcttgatttttttttgtcaatgaattgagtttttttttgttttctaaattccttttatgatttattcttaGTTTAACAACTTCATACATTTATTCTCACAGATTCTCAAAAGAACCCAATATTAACTTTCTCAAAACTATTTTACTTAGAAATCAAATCTCCAAAATCTAACAACACCAGCCATATTGTTACAAAAAAGTCAAACAGAGATTGAGAACAGAACTTCAAATCATTAAAGAGCAATACACTTGAGAAACAAAAGAGTCTTGACTACATTTACTCATTAACCCAAACCCAACAACTGCATTAAACTCTTTACCACAAAGCAAATCCACCCCAACAAAAGCATTGCTCCCATCATATATCACACAATACTGGAGCAAAAAATCAAGGTCGATCATCACAGCGAACAAAGGAGAGAAGTCGCATGATAAAATGAAAGTTAAGTTGTCACGGTCTGAGATGGCAATTTGGGATGGTTATGCTCTGCTTCATAAGTAACAATAAGCATTGCCGGATCTTCCAAACATCTCTCAACGTGCTTCCTCGCTGGACAACCTCTTATGCTACTGCATTTATAGTATCCCCTGCACATACACACAGACATTCTCAAAAAAAAGACTCACACTTTTGACATAATACTGCCTCAAGAAGTGATCAAGAAGTGTATATACCTGGGATAAGGAGAGCCCTTGATGGGTTTCTGACCATATTTTCGCCACGAATAATCATCAGGAGGGATATCTGCAACCTTGTTACTTATAGCAGGCACTCTAATCGATCTCCTAACCCGATGCTTCCTGTCAATTTCCCAACAAGCTTTTAATGGTGTGAaatgaaaataccaaaaaaaaaagagacatgCAATTGCAACTGACCTCTTCTTAGAGCAGTGGCATCTGCTACCATGTTCATTACCACCTCTCATGAGGCATTTTCTCTTAGAGTACTGTGAACTCTGATCAGTTGAACTCGGAGCCCCTACCAAATGGAAGGAGGAGTTGTTGACGCTACCATCTATGCTAAGCGATGAGATGAAGGACCTAGTGGATGACATGGTCGGTGTACAGCTCGAGTTATCGAAGCTCAAACTTATCCCGCTGTTGCACTTCCTAAGCATCATCATCTCAGCTTGATGcctctgctgctgctgctggtgGTGATGATGGTGAGCCTGTAACCGTTCATGTaactgttgttgctgctgctgtcGATGTTCTGGAAACAAATTGGGATAACCAGAAGGAGACACTGCCTGCTGGTTAAGCTGAAGGAGAGGAGGGGCTTTTGCATTTGAGCTTAAACCTAAAGTGAGAGAATCAGTGGGTCCCAAGCTCAAATCAGACCGGAGCATAACCGGTGGTGTCTGAGATGATGATAGTTCTGTTCTTTGGAGACAAGGATCAAGGAAAGTGGTTTGAGACAAATGGGTCTGAGGCTTCTTTGCTCTTCTAAACCTGGCATGACCCACacttctgctgctgctgctgctgctgcctaACAGATTCTCCACTCTCTTGAACCTAAACACAGCTTCTCTAGTTTCAGACACTAAGCTCATGTCGTACAGATGATCTTGCTGACGTGGTCTGCTGGATAAGAGGTTGAGAACTCTATGGCAACTCTCTACAGCTGCTCTGTTGGTTCCTTCTATCTCCTCCTCCATGtctttaaactaaataaaaccctaatttttattCCCTCACAAGACTCTAATCAAACCCTAGAAACCAAAATGGGAAAGACCCAGATTAGTCAAGTTTCCGTTTCTGCACAATCCCACCGTCTCAAGTCTCAACAAGACCCCAAAAGAAGTTGCCTTTCTTAAGCTTGAAGACGAAAGCTTTCTTAACtgagagaaaaacaaaaacagaggaggaaatgaaagagagagaggatgatGAGGAAGCGAAAAAGCAAAACGGATCTTCCTttagaagagagagagggtaGTGAATGAGTTGTCAAAGGCGAGATTCTTCCAGCATCATCTTAAAAGGAGAAGAGGTTCGCAAAAAGGGAAGGTGTGAAGGAGAAGACTTTcttgactctctctctctctctctctagcttcTGCAATCACTCAACCAAAAAAACATTGAAAGCATTTCTTCGGTTTTTTTAAGACAGCTTTATTTTGGCGAATAAGcaaagaaggaaaaaagacaAAGGAATAAGGTGGGTCCCGTTCGAAGACCTTAAAAGATTCGTTTTTGATTAGTTAAAGCTAGGGAGGGACTCATTAAACTATCGCAAAGAGGCAAATTATGCTTTGTCTATAATTAATTTCGTGGCAGGAACTATATAaacatactagattttgacccgcgctttgaaagcgcgggtttattttcttttatttttttaaattaacaaatatttagtaaatgtcatattttcatatatttgttttttttataaaatacttaagctttttatctttctttatcgtgtttcattttaaatgagtatagatctgagcacaatatccggacctgaagaaccaacccgaaaccgacccaaaaatcacgGTCCCGAAtccgatcagacccgggataGATATctgaatgagttctaaattgctatatccaaaGAACCGATCccgaacccgaacccgatctaaaattttataatacccgaatggggtttaatttcaaaacccgaaaaacccgatacccgaaagaaccgatccatACCCGAAAGGGTACCCGAatgtccaggtctaatgagtatttatgtttagaaaatttttaaactttatttttaatgaattaagttggtataactctaataaattcattttattatgtggttaattttttaaataaaaaaattatatacttttagtaaagatttttacttttcaatgaaaaaaatcatttttttatgaatgcttaaattatattaaaaacataataactaagtgattaattttttttcactaaacaaaatattaagaatgattgaaaataa
The sequence above is a segment of the Raphanus sativus cultivar WK10039 unplaced genomic scaffold, ASM80110v3 Scaffold2035, whole genome shotgun sequence genome. Coding sequences within it:
- the LOC130505139 gene encoding probable WRKY transcription factor 21, whose translation is MEEEIEGTNRAAVESCHRVLNLLSSRPRQQDHLYDMSLVSETREAVFRFKRVENLLGSSSSSSRSVGHARFRRAKKPQTHLSQTTFLDPCLQRTELSSSQTPPVMLRSDLSLGPTDSLTLGLSSNAKAPPLLQLNQQAVSPSGYPNLFPEHRQQQQQQLHERLQAHHHHHQQQQQRHQAEMMMLRKCNSGISLSFDNSSCTPTMSSTRSFISSLSIDGSVNNSSFHLVGAPSSTDQSSQYSKRKCLMRGGNEHGSRCHCSKKRKHRVRRSIRVPAISNKVADIPPDDYSWRKYGQKPIKGSPYPRGYYKCSSIRGCPARKHVERCLEDPAMLIVTYEAEHNHPKLPSQTVTT